The following proteins are co-located in the Deltaproteobacteria bacterium HGW-Deltaproteobacteria-2 genome:
- a CDS encoding oxidoreductase, which produces METKKYRALVIRESADKKFSSAIEELSTENLPAGDVLVRVLYSSLNFKDMLSASGNRGVTKKYPHTPGIDAAGIVEKSSSEDFKPGEEVIVTSYDLGMNTSGGLGQYIQVPASWIVKKPAKLALRESMIFGTAGLTAALSILKLTDHGLREGAEILVTGGSGGVGSSAVSILSHAGYQVTAVNGIYDESSFIKSMGAAEVIEIPDPAESAGKPLLKERWDAAVDTLGGNLLTFALRSVKSNGAVTCCGNAASADLSLTVYPFILRGITLYGIDSQNCPMRTRERAWELMAGLWKYPWIESIATEVKLQNVIPEIEKIKAGKHRGRIIVDMQD; this is translated from the coding sequence ATGGAAACAAAAAAATACCGCGCGCTTGTTATACGGGAATCGGCAGATAAAAAATTTTCAAGCGCCATAGAGGAATTATCGACAGAAAATCTTCCCGCGGGAGATGTTCTCGTCCGCGTACTCTACTCATCGCTTAATTTCAAGGACATGCTTTCTGCTTCGGGAAACAGAGGCGTTACAAAAAAATATCCGCACACGCCGGGCATAGACGCCGCCGGAATTGTGGAAAAAAGCAGTTCGGAAGACTTTAAGCCGGGCGAGGAAGTTATTGTCACAAGTTACGATCTCGGCATGAACACCTCAGGCGGATTGGGACAGTATATCCAGGTTCCGGCTTCATGGATTGTCAAAAAACCTGCAAAGCTGGCTCTGCGCGAAAGCATGATATTCGGCACCGCGGGGCTTACCGCCGCACTGTCCATTCTTAAACTCACCGATCACGGATTAAGAGAAGGCGCCGAGATTCTCGTAACAGGCGGAAGCGGCGGAGTCGGAAGCAGCGCCGTATCGATACTTTCACACGCCGGTTACCAGGTTACAGCGGTCAACGGAATTTACGACGAAAGCTCTTTTATTAAAAGCATGGGCGCGGCTGAAGTCATTGAGATACCCGATCCGGCCGAATCGGCGGGAAAACCTCTTCTTAAGGAAAGGTGGGATGCCGCCGTTGATACTCTGGGAGGCAATCTTCTTACTTTTGCCTTGAGATCGGTAAAGAGCAACGGAGCGGTTACCTGCTGCGGCAATGCGGCATCGGCTGACCTATCGCTTACGGTATATCCCTTTATCTTACGCGGCATCACGCTGTACGGAATCGACTCCCAGAACTGTCCCATGCGAACAAGGGAAAGGGCGTGGGAACTGATGGCAGGCCTTTGGAAATACCCGTGGATCGAATCCATCGCCACGGAGGTAAAGCTTCAAAACGTTATCCCCGAAATTGAGAAAATAAAAGCAGGCAAACACAGAGGAAGAATAATTGTCGATATGCAGGATTAA
- a CDS encoding CusA/CzcA family heavy metal efflux RND transporter produces MIAKIIEFSARNKFAVFLMMALAIIWGYWAVKNTPLDALPDLSDTQVIIYTEWTGRSPDLVEDQITYPISSTLLAAPKVQAVRGFSFLGSSFIYVIFEEGTDIYWARSRILEYLQAVKNKIPSDVNPVLGPDATSLGWGFSYAVVDETGGHDLSELRSIQDYIIKLGLESVPGVSQVASIGGFVKQYQITVDPNRLLAYNIPITKVMEAVRKSNQDVEGRVLELSGVEYMIRGRGYIKGLQDLESIAVGANPGGTPIYLKDVARIQLGPEIRRGLADLNGRGEVAGGIVIVRTGENVLNVIERVKAKINSDLAPSLPQGVKIVTTYDRSDLIKRSMSTLKEEIIKLIIAVSVVCLVFLFHLPSALVVIVTLPIAILMAFISMYYLGVTSNVMSLSGIAIAIGAMVDAAIIMVENAHKKLEEWEHQGKPGNRVDVIVDAAKEVGPSLFFSLLVITVGFLPVFTLQAQAGRLFKPLAYTKTFAMLFSSFLAITLTPVLMTLFIRGKIRPEEKNPISIVLHKIYEPVARLALRFKKTVIVAAIIIMILTIYPFMKLGSEFMPPLYEGSLFYMPVTMPGASISEASSLLQIQDKILKKIPEVAQVFGKAGRAETATDPAPLEMFETVINLKPESEWRAGMTVEKLKDEMNDALTIPGVANSFTMPIKARIDMLATGIRTPVGIKILGPNLEEIEKIGLALEHHLKDIPGTRSVYAERVTTGYFLDIAIKRAEAARYGLTVDDVGEVIQTAIGGMNLTVTVEGRARYPVNIRYPRNLRNDVEQLKRILVPVMMTNRAVPAVPGPGGMAATPQVTQIPLGEVADIKIVKGPTAIKSEEGLLTAYVFIDFSGRDMGSYVEEAKQKASTLEIPEGYRLIWSGEYENLTKTHERLKMVIPLTLFIIFILLYLNTRSAVKTMIVLLAVPFSLVGSFWFLYILNYNMSIAVWVGIIALAGLDAETGVVMLLYLDLAYEKWKKEGKMVKASDLKEAIMYGAVKRIRPKIMTVSVILAGLIPIMFSHGTGADVMKRIAAPMVGGVITSTILELVIYPAIYMIWRGRSLAKD; encoded by the coding sequence ATGATTGCCAAAATAATTGAATTTTCCGCCCGCAATAAATTCGCAGTCTTTCTCATGATGGCCCTGGCCATTATCTGGGGTTACTGGGCGGTAAAGAATACACCCCTCGACGCCCTTCCGGATTTGAGTGACACTCAGGTTATCATCTACACCGAATGGACGGGCCGCAGCCCTGATCTGGTGGAAGATCAAATTACCTACCCTATTTCCTCCACCCTCCTGGCCGCTCCGAAGGTTCAGGCGGTGCGCGGTTTTTCATTTTTAGGCAGTTCCTTCATCTACGTTATCTTTGAAGAAGGGACTGATATCTATTGGGCCAGAAGCCGTATCCTGGAATATCTCCAGGCCGTGAAGAACAAAATTCCTTCCGATGTCAATCCGGTCCTGGGTCCTGATGCGACGAGCCTGGGCTGGGGTTTTTCTTACGCCGTCGTCGATGAAACAGGCGGCCATGATCTTTCCGAACTACGCTCCATTCAGGATTATATAATTAAACTGGGACTGGAAAGCGTTCCCGGCGTTTCGCAAGTTGCGAGCATCGGCGGCTTTGTAAAGCAGTACCAGATAACCGTCGATCCTAACCGCCTTCTTGCCTACAATATTCCCATTACGAAGGTCATGGAGGCAGTCAGAAAGAGCAACCAGGATGTGGAAGGACGCGTCCTTGAACTATCCGGCGTGGAATACATGATCCGGGGACGGGGATACATCAAGGGGCTTCAAGATCTGGAAAGTATCGCCGTGGGTGCGAACCCCGGCGGAACGCCAATCTATTTAAAGGATGTAGCCCGTATCCAACTGGGACCGGAAATCCGCAGAGGTCTTGCAGATCTGAATGGCAGGGGAGAAGTTGCCGGCGGGATTGTAATTGTCCGGACGGGTGAAAATGTTTTGAATGTGATCGAGCGGGTTAAGGCAAAGATCAACAGTGACCTTGCGCCCAGTCTTCCTCAAGGCGTAAAAATTGTCACGACCTATGACCGGTCAGACCTGATCAAGCGATCCATGTCTACCCTCAAAGAAGAGATTATCAAACTTATCATCGCGGTGAGCGTGGTTTGTCTGGTCTTTCTTTTTCACCTGCCCAGCGCCCTGGTGGTTATCGTCACACTACCCATCGCCATTCTTATGGCCTTTATCAGTATGTATTATCTGGGTGTTACCTCCAACGTGATGAGTCTGTCCGGCATCGCCATCGCTATCGGCGCTATGGTGGACGCCGCCATCATCATGGTGGAAAATGCCCACAAGAAGCTCGAAGAGTGGGAACATCAGGGGAAGCCGGGGAACCGCGTAGATGTAATTGTCGACGCGGCCAAAGAAGTCGGCCCTTCTCTTTTCTTCTCTCTGCTGGTCATCACGGTGGGATTCCTCCCGGTCTTCACCCTGCAGGCCCAAGCGGGCAGGCTGTTCAAGCCTCTGGCCTATACGAAAACATTCGCCATGCTCTTCTCATCTTTTCTGGCGATTACTCTGACACCGGTTTTGATGACGCTTTTCATCCGTGGAAAAATCCGGCCGGAAGAAAAAAATCCCATCAGCATCGTCCTGCACAAAATATATGAACCCGTCGCCCGGCTTGCTTTGAGATTCAAAAAGACGGTTATCGTTGCCGCCATCATTATTATGATTTTGACTATTTATCCATTTATGAAACTCGGTTCGGAATTTATGCCCCCTCTTTACGAAGGGTCGCTCTTTTATATGCCGGTGACCATGCCCGGAGCATCCATTTCCGAAGCGTCCTCCTTGCTCCAGATTCAGGATAAGATCCTAAAAAAAATTCCGGAAGTTGCCCAGGTTTTCGGAAAAGCGGGACGAGCGGAGACGGCCACAGACCCGGCGCCACTGGAAATGTTCGAGACGGTGATCAACCTGAAGCCGGAATCCGAGTGGCGCGCAGGGATGACGGTAGAAAAACTAAAAGACGAGATGAATGACGCACTGACCATCCCCGGCGTGGCCAATTCCTTTACCATGCCGATCAAAGCCCGCATCGACATGCTGGCTACAGGCATTCGGACACCCGTTGGAATAAAGATACTGGGGCCGAATCTGGAAGAAATTGAAAAAATAGGCCTGGCCCTGGAGCATCATTTAAAAGATATCCCCGGTACGCGAAGTGTCTATGCGGAGCGGGTGACAACTGGTTACTTTCTGGATATCGCCATAAAACGCGCTGAGGCTGCAAGATATGGTCTTACCGTGGACGATGTGGGCGAGGTGATTCAGACGGCCATCGGGGGCATGAACCTGACAGTGACCGTTGAGGGACGGGCGCGGTATCCCGTCAATATTCGCTATCCCCGAAATTTGCGCAACGATGTGGAACAACTCAAGCGGATTCTAGTACCGGTCATGATGACCAATCGTGCTGTGCCGGCTGTGCCTGGTCCGGGAGGCATGGCGGCAACGCCGCAGGTTACGCAGATACCCCTGGGCGAGGTGGCGGATATAAAAATCGTTAAGGGTCCCACAGCCATCAAAAGTGAAGAAGGACTTCTTACCGCTTATGTCTTCATTGACTTTTCCGGACGGGACATGGGCAGCTATGTGGAGGAGGCAAAACAAAAAGCATCGACGCTGGAGATCCCCGAAGGCTACCGGCTTATCTGGAGCGGGGAATATGAAAATCTGACAAAGACCCATGAGCGGTTGAAGATGGTCATTCCTCTGACCCTTTTCATCATCTTCATTCTCCTTTACCTGAACACGAGATCAGCGGTCAAAACAATGATTGTGCTTCTTGCCGTTCCCTTTTCCCTTGTCGGTTCTTTCTGGTTTCTCTACATTCTCAATTACAACATGAGCATTGCCGTCTGGGTGGGAATCATCGCGCTGGCGGGGCTCGACGCGGAAACTGGTGTAGTAATGCTTCTCTATCTTGACCTTGCCTATGAGAAGTGGAAAAAAGAAGGAAAAATGGTCAAGGCTTCCGATCTGAAAGAGGCCATCATGTACGGTGCCGTAAAGAGAATCCGTCCCAAGATCATGACGGTGAGCGTCATTCTGGCGGGCCTGATCCCCATCATGTTCAGCCACGGCACCGGCGCCGATGTCATGAAGCGGATTGCCGCGCCCATGGTCGGCGGCGTGATAACCTCGACTATTCTTGAATTGGTTATTTATCCCGCGATTTATATGATCTGGAGGGGGAGAAGCTTAGCGAAAGATTAA
- a CDS encoding efflux RND transporter periplasmic adaptor subunit, with protein sequence MKDRNFLAVSAICLLFLMSFMTANAVYAQGHAGHTMPPPAAEKQKTVKPQAPQPAPPEEMTEETPQVDISSEQQQLIGVKTVKASLKPIPKVIRTVGRIEADERKQATINTKVEGWIEKLHVDYTGRYVKKGDPLVEIYSPELLATQQEFLGILKWAKQPDDKKKDDTLSLMLAKDADAALDAARQRLRLWDISEEQIKQIQQSGKPVRTLTLYSPVSGFVTQKMAVQGMKVMPGEKLFDIADLSTLWIIADIYEYEMPFVKVGQPAKITLSYFPGKELSSKIDYIYPTIAADTRTAKIRLMIPNPGGQLKPQMFTNVEIRISLGQKLVVPESAVIDTGTSQVVYVDKGEGAFEPREVELGLRADGLVEVLRGIKAGEKVASSANFLIDSEAQLKGIKPLRRK encoded by the coding sequence ATGAAAGATCGGAATTTTCTCGCTGTATCGGCTATCTGCTTGTTATTTTTAATGAGCTTCATGACGGCAAATGCCGTTTACGCCCAGGGGCATGCCGGACATACCATGCCGCCCCCGGCGGCGGAAAAACAGAAGACCGTAAAACCTCAAGCGCCGCAACCGGCTCCACCGGAAGAGATGACAGAAGAAACTCCTCAGGTGGATATTTCTTCAGAACAACAGCAACTAATCGGGGTCAAGACCGTCAAGGCTTCCCTAAAACCTATCCCGAAAGTCATCCGCACCGTGGGACGGATTGAGGCTGATGAGCGCAAGCAGGCGACTATCAATACGAAGGTTGAGGGTTGGATTGAGAAGCTCCACGTAGATTACACAGGGCGCTACGTCAAAAAAGGAGATCCGCTGGTGGAAATTTACAGCCCGGAGCTTCTGGCGACACAACAGGAATTCCTGGGAATTTTAAAATGGGCAAAACAACCGGATGACAAGAAAAAAGATGACACGCTCAGCCTTATGCTGGCCAAGGATGCCGACGCCGCTCTGGATGCGGCAAGACAGAGGCTGCGGCTCTGGGATATATCGGAAGAACAGATCAAACAAATCCAGCAGTCAGGTAAACCTGTCCGTACGTTGACTTTATACAGTCCTGTCAGCGGGTTTGTTACGCAGAAGATGGCCGTTCAGGGCATGAAAGTTATGCCGGGAGAAAAGCTCTTTGACATTGCCGATCTCTCCACGCTCTGGATCATCGCTGATATTTACGAATACGAAATGCCTTTTGTGAAAGTCGGCCAGCCGGCCAAAATTACCCTAAGTTATTTTCCGGGTAAAGAATTATCATCAAAGATTGATTATATTTATCCCACAATTGCCGCGGATACCAGGACGGCGAAAATCCGCCTAATGATTCCCAATCCGGGAGGCCAGTTGAAACCCCAGATGTTCACGAATGTGGAAATCAGGATAAGCCTTGGTCAAAAGCTTGTCGTTCCGGAGTCAGCAGTAATCGATACCGGCACATCGCAGGTAGTTTATGTGGATAAAGGAGAAGGCGCCTTTGAACCACGTGAAGTAGAGCTTGGCCTGCGGGCGGATGGCTTGGTAGAAGTGCTGCGTGGAATTAAAGCCGGTGAAAAGGTGGCCTCTTCGGCCAATTTCCTGATTGATTCCGAAGCTCAACTTAAGGGCATAAAACCCCTGCGCAGGAAATGA
- a CDS encoding MOSC domain-containing protein translates to MCGKILAVNISQKKGEKKSNIDCGLFLENLGLENDAHAQADIIRQVSLLAKESIEKIRAKGLDVNYGDFAENLTTEGIDLPALPIGSRLKVGKEVLLEVTQIGKECHSRCNIFYTVGDCVMPREGIFAKVLTGGEIKINDSIDIAK, encoded by the coding sequence ATATGTGGGAAAATTCTGGCGGTAAATATTTCTCAGAAAAAAGGTGAAAAAAAGAGCAATATCGACTGCGGTCTGTTTCTGGAAAACCTGGGTCTCGAAAATGACGCCCACGCCCAAGCCGATATCATAAGACAGGTTAGTCTCCTGGCCAAAGAAAGTATAGAAAAAATCAGAGCCAAGGGACTCGATGTTAACTATGGTGATTTTGCGGAAAATCTCACTACTGAAGGCATTGATCTGCCAGCGCTACCCATCGGCTCACGGTTAAAAGTCGGGAAGGAAGTTCTGCTGGAAGTCACTCAGATAGGCAAAGAATGCCACAGCCGGTGCAATATATTTTACACAGTCGGAGATTGCGTCATGCCCAGAGAAGGAATTTTCGCCAAAGTGCTGACTGGCGGCGAAATAAAAATAAATGACTCTATAGACATTGCCAAATAG
- the metW gene encoding methionine biosynthesis protein MetW has product MESNSINLDHQIIYSIIEPDARVLDLGCGEGELLYPLVRDKRIKAQGIELNDKAIQECVRKGLSVFQDDIENSLLEYPDNSFDYVILNQSMQEVKKVDLVIQEALRIGNKVIVGFPNFAYIKSRLMLFFKGKSPITGSLPYLWFDTPNVRFLSITDFKNFCVEKNIRIVEAHYLREKKIVHLWPNLLALNAIFVLTNRKSQVK; this is encoded by the coding sequence ATGGAATCTAATAGTATTAATCTTGATCATCAAATCATTTATTCGATTATTGAACCCGATGCGCGCGTTTTAGACCTAGGATGCGGCGAAGGGGAACTTCTCTATCCTCTTGTCCGGGATAAGCGCATCAAGGCTCAAGGGATTGAACTGAATGATAAAGCAATTCAGGAGTGTGTCAGGAAGGGATTAAGTGTTTTTCAGGATGATATTGAAAACAGTTTACTGGAATATCCGGATAATTCTTTCGATTATGTTATTTTGAACCAGAGCATGCAGGAAGTAAAAAAAGTCGATTTAGTCATTCAGGAAGCCCTGCGTATCGGCAACAAGGTCATTGTCGGGTTCCCCAATTTTGCCTACATCAAATCGCGGCTTATGCTGTTTTTCAAGGGGAAGTCACCTATTACAGGATCTTTGCCTTATCTGTGGTTTGATACACCGAACGTTCGCTTTTTAAGTATCACAGATTTCAAAAACTTTTGTGTAGAAAAAAATATCCGGATCGTGGAAGCCCATTATCTGAGAGAAAAAAAAATTGTGCATCTTTGGCCGAATCTATTGGCCTTGAATGCCATTTTCGTTTTAACGAATAGGAAGAGTCAAGTAAAATGA
- a CDS encoding homoserine O-acetyltransferase, with protein MKKTRNEKIYGESVGVVETQYYTFAEPGREYKFESGDKLGPITLAYETYGKLNKDKSNGILVLHALSGDAHAAGVHRGQDDPGWWDNMIGPGKAFDTNRYFIICSNVVGGCKGSTGPSSLNPATGKPYALDFPFITVADMVHAQRHLIDFLGIDKLLCVAGASMGGMQVLQWVASYSERVRSAIPIATALKHSPQQIAFNEVVRQSIMADPAWREGNYYEYGQPEKGLSVARMIGHITFMSDQSMEEKFSRRLKNDKFSFGFDADFEVEGYLRYRGANFVKRFDANSYLYITKAIDYFDLSGGKLIPHGKTINTRFLIISFKSDWLYPSHQSQEIVRALKRRHVDATYCELTSSYGHDAFLIEVDEQTTLIKHFLDKTFNGYLVTGNYGI; from the coding sequence ATGAAGAAAACGAGAAACGAAAAAATATATGGTGAATCGGTTGGCGTTGTAGAAACGCAGTATTACACCTTTGCCGAGCCGGGCAGGGAATATAAATTTGAAAGCGGAGATAAACTGGGGCCGATCACCCTTGCTTATGAAACATACGGAAAATTGAACAAGGATAAATCGAATGGAATCCTGGTGCTGCACGCGCTTTCCGGCGATGCCCACGCGGCAGGCGTTCATCGTGGACAGGATGATCCGGGATGGTGGGATAATATGATCGGACCGGGCAAGGCCTTTGATACAAACCGGTACTTCATCATCTGCTCAAACGTCGTCGGCGGTTGCAAAGGTTCTACGGGCCCGTCTTCTCTGAATCCTGCTACGGGAAAACCTTATGCGCTGGATTTTCCGTTTATAACTGTGGCCGATATGGTCCACGCTCAGCGGCATCTCATCGATTTTTTAGGTATCGATAAACTGTTGTGCGTTGCCGGTGCTTCCATGGGAGGTATGCAGGTACTCCAATGGGTTGCCTCCTATTCCGAGCGGGTGCGATCGGCCATTCCTATTGCGACGGCACTGAAACACTCTCCCCAGCAGATTGCTTTCAACGAAGTTGTCCGGCAGTCCATCATGGCTGATCCGGCATGGCGTGAAGGGAATTACTATGAATATGGTCAGCCAGAGAAGGGACTGTCGGTTGCCCGCATGATTGGCCACATCACTTTCATGAGTGATCAATCCATGGAAGAAAAATTTTCCCGGCGGTTGAAGAACGATAAGTTCAGCTTCGGATTTGACGCTGATTTTGAAGTGGAAGGTTATCTGCGCTATAGGGGAGCTAATTTTGTGAAGCGCTTCGATGCCAATTCTTATCTCTATATTACAAAAGCGATAGATTACTTTGATCTGTCTGGAGGAAAACTCATCCCTCACGGAAAGACCATTAACACTCGCTTCCTAATCATTTCCTTTAAGTCCGACTGGCTTTATCCATCCCACCAGTCGCAGGAAATAGTACGCGCATTAAAAAGGAGGCATGTTGATGCTACATATTGCGAGTTGACGTCCAGTTACGGTCATGACGCTTTTCTTATTGAAGTGGATGAACAGACAACGCTGATCAAACATTTTCTCGACAAGACATTTAACGGATATCTGGTAACGGGCAATTATGGAATCTAA
- the cysK gene encoding cysteine synthase A, whose product MARIFEDITKTVGGTPLVRLNRIQEGLNVEILVKIESFNPLSSVKDRIGVAMIEAAETAGLISKDTVIIEPTSGNTGIALAFVCAAKGYRLVLTMPDTMSMERRHLLSILGAELVLTEGAKGMKGAIAKAEELAASYKNSFMPQQFKNPANPEIHRRTTAQELWNDTDGKVNYFIAGVGTGGTITGIGEVLKKKNPSVKIIAVEPTDSPVLSGGKPGPHKIQGIGAGFVPDVLNRDVIDEIIQVVHENAGEMARRLAKEEGILVGISSGAALWAALEVAKRKEAEGKMIVALLPDSGERYLSTWLFQK is encoded by the coding sequence ATGGCTAGAATATTTGAAGATATTACCAAAACAGTCGGAGGCACACCTCTGGTGCGTCTCAATAGAATACAGGAAGGATTGAACGTTGAGATTCTTGTAAAAATCGAATCCTTCAATCCTCTTTCCAGCGTGAAAGATAGAATCGGTGTTGCCATGATTGAGGCGGCGGAAACAGCGGGGCTTATCAGCAAAGATACGGTGATCATCGAACCGACTAGCGGCAATACAGGGATTGCCCTTGCCTTTGTCTGCGCGGCAAAAGGTTATAGGCTTGTCCTCACAATGCCCGATACAATGAGCATGGAGCGTAGACATCTTTTGAGTATTCTGGGGGCAGAGCTCGTTCTAACGGAAGGAGCCAAGGGCATGAAAGGAGCCATTGCAAAGGCGGAAGAACTGGCTGCAAGCTATAAAAACAGTTTCATGCCTCAGCAGTTTAAAAACCCGGCCAATCCAGAGATACACCGCCGGACGACGGCCCAGGAGTTATGGAATGATACGGACGGGAAAGTTAATTATTTTATTGCAGGAGTCGGAACCGGCGGGACGATTACCGGTATCGGAGAGGTATTGAAAAAGAAAAATCCTTCCGTGAAGATAATTGCTGTGGAACCAACAGATTCCCCGGTTCTATCCGGCGGAAAACCCGGGCCTCACAAAATTCAGGGCATTGGCGCCGGATTTGTACCGGATGTGTTGAACAGAGACGTGATTGATGAAATTATCCAGGTTGTCCATGAAAATGCCGGAGAGATGGCCAGGCGACTGGCGAAGGAAGAGGGAATCCTCGTGGGGATATCCAGCGGTGCTGCTCTCTGGGCTGCCCTGGAAGTGGCAAAACGCAAGGAGGCTGAAGGTAAAATGATAGTCGCTCTTTTGCCGGACAGCGGGGAAAGGTATTTGTCAACGTGGCTGTTTCAGAAATAG